The proteins below are encoded in one region of Paralysiella testudinis:
- a CDS encoding potassium channel family protein: MTAPLKYSFFGSAARDALRNPKVRVLLLLSCMIIITATVFYHFQEGWGWIDALYFSVITIATVGYGDFAPQTPLGKLFTVGYLIFGIGVFVVTTATFAEHLLQHIRSELIHTDGKRRTASKHKSD; this comes from the coding sequence ATGACTGCGCCGCTTAAATACAGCTTTTTCGGTTCAGCGGCGCGGGATGCGCTGCGCAACCCCAAAGTGCGGGTGTTGCTGCTGCTCAGCTGTATGATTATCATCACCGCCACGGTGTTTTATCATTTTCAAGAAGGCTGGGGCTGGATTGATGCGCTGTATTTTTCGGTGATCACCATTGCCACGGTGGGCTATGGCGATTTTGCGCCGCAAACGCCGCTGGGCAAATTGTTTACCGTAGGCTACCTGATTTTCGGCATCGGCGTGTTTGTGGTCACCACCGCCACCTTTGCCGAGCATCTGCTGCAACACATCCGCAGCGAACTGATCCACACCGATGGCAAGCGTCGCACAGCATCCAAACACAAATCGGACTAA
- a CDS encoding D-serine ammonia-lyase has protein sequence MTPTPPIHALLQQYPLLQRLQVAEELAWFNPATTSVADALPHIGLDGGDIAAAAERLQRFAPYLAAVFPDTAAANGLIESPLRPIAAMQAALDTALPGRLWLKMDSHLPVSGSIKARGGIYEVLAHAEQLALAAGWLRESDDYRVFDTPAARAFFSQYTIAVGSTGNLGLSIGIMAAKLGFQAAVHMSADARQWKKERLRSLGVRVVEYAEDYGIAVAQGRAQAAADPNCFFIDDENSRTLFLGYAVAGERLKQQLTEQHIRVDAEHPLFVYLPCGVGGGPGGVAFGLKMALGDHVHCLFVEPTQSPCMLLGVHTGLHEAIAVQDLGLSNRTAADGLAVGRPSGFVGRAMAPLIDGYVTVSDKRLFHWLRQLQQSENILLEPSALAGFAGLPAVATDQAYRARLNLSDHILRQANHIVWATGGGMVPAAEMAAYLASTE, from the coding sequence ATGACGCCCACACCCCCTATCCACGCCTTATTACAACAATATCCGCTGTTGCAGCGCCTGCAAGTCGCCGAAGAGCTGGCTTGGTTCAACCCCGCCACCACCAGCGTGGCCGACGCCCTGCCCCATATTGGGCTGGATGGCGGCGATATTGCCGCCGCTGCCGAGCGCCTGCAACGCTTTGCGCCTTATCTGGCCGCGGTATTTCCCGACACCGCCGCCGCCAACGGCCTGATTGAATCGCCCTTGCGCCCGATTGCCGCCATGCAAGCCGCCTTAGACACCGCCCTACCCGGCCGTTTGTGGCTGAAAATGGACAGCCATCTGCCCGTATCCGGCTCCATCAAAGCCCGCGGCGGCATTTACGAAGTTTTGGCTCATGCCGAACAATTGGCGCTGGCGGCCGGCTGGCTGCGCGAAAGCGACGACTATCGCGTGTTCGACACCCCGGCGGCGCGGGCGTTTTTCAGCCAATACACCATTGCCGTGGGCTCCACCGGCAATTTAGGGCTGTCCATCGGCATTATGGCGGCCAAATTGGGCTTTCAGGCAGCCGTGCATATGTCGGCCGATGCACGGCAATGGAAAAAAGAGCGCTTGCGCAGCTTGGGTGTGCGCGTGGTCGAATACGCCGAAGACTACGGCATCGCCGTGGCACAAGGCCGCGCCCAAGCCGCCGCCGATCCGAATTGCTTTTTTATCGACGATGAAAATTCACGCACCCTGTTTTTGGGCTACGCGGTGGCGGGCGAACGCCTGAAACAACAATTGACGGAGCAACATATCCGTGTGGATGCCGAACACCCCTTATTTGTGTACCTGCCCTGCGGCGTGGGCGGCGGCCCCGGCGGCGTGGCTTTCGGCCTGAAAATGGCGCTGGGCGACCATGTGCATTGCCTGTTTGTTGAGCCCACACAGTCGCCCTGTATGTTGTTGGGAGTGCACACCGGCCTACACGAAGCCATTGCCGTGCAAGACTTGGGCTTAAGCAACCGCACCGCCGCCGACGGCTTGGCGGTAGGCCGCCCGTCCGGCTTTGTTGGCCGCGCAATGGCGCCCTTAATCGACGGCTACGTTACCGTGAGCGATAAGCGCTTATTCCACTGGTTGCGCCAATTACAGCAAAGCGAAAACATCCTGCTCGAGCCTTCCGCCCTGGCCGGTTTTGCCGGTTTGCCTGCGGTGGCCACCGACCAAGCCTATCGCGCCCGCCTCAATCTGAGCGACCACATTCTGCGCCAAGCCAACCACATTGTGTGGGCCACCGGCGGCGGCATGGTGCCCGCTGCCGAAATGGCCGCCTACCTAGCCAGCACCGAATAA
- a CDS encoding 5-formyltetrahydrofolate cyclo-ligase encodes MSRTDKAAQRQQLRRARQSLTRSQRRNATRRSNSALKPFIRRARRIGVYWPVGSELRLDDFMRAALARGARVYLPYIEPHSLRLWFTPYCANTAHAERARGQSRLRIPQFSGHKIRAHQLHTLIVPLVGIDRHGYRLGQGGGYYDVTLAHTRARLHPHTIGVGFACQQVAQLPREAHDMPLDAFVCEHGLQRFGSHQSSF; translated from the coding sequence ATGAGCCGCACCGACAAAGCCGCCCAGCGCCAACAACTGCGCCGCGCCCGCCAAAGCCTCACCCGCAGCCAACGCCGCAATGCCACGCGCCGCAGCAACAGCGCACTCAAGCCTTTCATCCGCCGCGCCCGCCGCATCGGCGTGTATTGGCCGGTGGGCAGCGAATTGCGCTTGGATGACTTTATGCGCGCAGCTCTGGCGCGCGGTGCACGCGTGTATCTGCCTTATATCGAGCCGCACTCATTGCGCCTGTGGTTTACCCCTTACTGCGCCAATACCGCCCACGCCGAGCGCGCGCGCGGCCAAAGCCGTTTGCGCATTCCTCAGTTTAGCGGCCACAAAATCCGCGCCCACCAATTGCACACCTTAATCGTGCCCTTGGTGGGCATCGACCGCCACGGCTACCGCTTAGGCCAAGGCGGCGGCTATTATGATGTTACGCTGGCCCACACCCGCGCCCGCTTGCATCCGCACACCATCGGCGTAGGCTTTGCCTGCCAACAAGTGGCGCAATTGCCGCGCGAGGCTCACGATATGCCGCTGGATGCGTTTGTGTGTGAACATGGGCTACAGCGCTTTGGTTCGCATCAATCATCATTTTAA
- the rpsB gene encoding 30S ribosomal protein S2, which produces MSQVTMRQMLEAGVHFGHQTRYWNPKMAEYIFGARNKIHIVNLEKTLPLFLEAQDVVRRLAANKGTVLFVGTKRQAREIIREEAERAGAPFVDHRWLGGMLTNYKTVKQSIKRLEEKSALLENAAESGFNKKEILDMQREVSKLERSLGGIKDMKGLPDAIFVIDTGYQHGTLVEAEKLGIPVIAVVDTNNSPDGVKHIIPGNDDSAKAIRLYCRGIADAILEGKAQSLQEVVQAAQAAEETRAAAE; this is translated from the coding sequence ATGTCTCAAGTGACCATGCGTCAAATGCTGGAAGCCGGTGTCCATTTCGGCCACCAAACCCGCTACTGGAACCCGAAAATGGCTGAGTACATTTTTGGCGCCCGCAACAAAATTCATATCGTAAACTTGGAAAAAACCCTGCCCTTGTTCTTGGAAGCCCAAGACGTGGTGCGCCGTTTGGCCGCCAACAAAGGCACGGTGTTGTTTGTGGGTACCAAACGCCAAGCGCGCGAAATCATTCGTGAAGAAGCCGAACGCGCCGGTGCGCCGTTTGTGGATCACCGCTGGTTGGGCGGCATGCTCACCAACTACAAAACCGTAAAACAATCCATCAAGCGTTTGGAAGAAAAAAGCGCCTTGTTGGAAAACGCGGCTGAATCTGGTTTCAACAAAAAAGAAATCCTCGACATGCAGCGTGAAGTGTCTAAGCTGGAACGCTCTTTGGGCGGCATCAAAGACATGAAAGGCCTGCCGGACGCCATTTTTGTCATCGACACTGGCTATCAGCACGGTACTTTGGTAGAAGCCGAAAAACTGGGCATCCCGGTGATTGCGGTGGTAGACACCAACAACAGCCCCGATGGCGTGAAACACATCATTCCGGGCAACGACGACTCTGCCAAAGCCATCCGCCTGTACTGCCGCGGTATTGCCGATGCGATTCTGGAAGGCAAAGCCCAGTCTTTGCAAGAAGTGGTGCAAGCCGCTCAGGCCGCTGAAGAAACCCGCGCCGCTGCCGAATAA
- the tsf gene encoding translation elongation factor Ts, producing MAAITAKMVADLRAATGLGMMECKKALVEADGDMEKAEEILRIKSGAKAGKLAGRTAAEGVITSVVEGNVGAVVEINCETDFVAKDESFLAFAKAAAQAVVSGNPADVAALGDVKTADGQTVEEMRKAVIAKLGENISVRRFERFETANGIVTYMHGAKIGVMVEHKGGDEQAIRQVAMHIAASKPQSVSKDEIPAEVIEKERHIYTEQAKESGKPADIVAKMVEGRVNKFLAEVTLLGQAFVINPDQTVEKFLKEQNAEVVRFAAFHVGEGIEKKVVDYAAEVAAAAKV from the coding sequence ATGGCTGCAATTACCGCAAAAATGGTTGCCGATCTGCGCGCCGCCACCGGCCTGGGCATGATGGAATGCAAAAAAGCCTTGGTGGAAGCCGATGGCGACATGGAAAAAGCCGAAGAAATCCTGCGCATCAAATCCGGTGCCAAAGCAGGCAAACTGGCCGGCCGCACTGCTGCTGAAGGCGTGATTACTTCTGTGGTGGAAGGCAATGTGGGCGCCGTAGTGGAAATCAACTGCGAAACCGACTTTGTGGCCAAAGACGAAAGCTTCCTGGCATTTGCCAAAGCCGCCGCGCAAGCCGTGGTGAGCGGCAACCCTGCCGATGTGGCCGCCTTGGGTGACGTGAAAACCGCCGATGGGCAAACCGTGGAAGAAATGCGCAAAGCCGTGATTGCCAAATTGGGCGAAAACATCAGTGTGCGCCGTTTTGAGCGTTTTGAAACCGCTAACGGCATCGTAACCTATATGCATGGCGCCAAAATCGGCGTGATGGTCGAGCACAAAGGCGGTGACGAACAAGCCATCCGCCAAGTGGCCATGCACATTGCCGCTTCCAAACCGCAAAGCGTTTCCAAAGACGAAATCCCTGCGGAAGTGATTGAAAAAGAGCGTCATATCTACACCGAACAAGCCAAAGAGTCTGGCAAGCCTGCCGACATCGTGGCCAAAATGGTGGAAGGCCGCGTCAACAAATTCTTGGCCGAAGTAACCTTGCTGGGTCAGGCTTTTGTGATCAATCCGGATCAAACCGTGGAAAAATTCTTGAAAGAACAAAACGCCGAAGTGGTGCGTTTTGCCGCTTTCCATGTGGGCGAAGGCATTGAGAAAAAAGTGGTGGACTACGCCGCCGAAGTGGCTGCCGCTGCTAAAGTGTAA
- the pyrH gene encoding UMP kinase produces the protein MSTQPKYQRVLLKLSGESLMGPDAFGINRDTIMQIVGQVKEVVDMGVEVAVVIGGGNIFRGMAQSAKGMERATADYMGMMATVMNALALKEAFETVGVKARVQSALSMQQVAETYARPKAIQYLEEGKVVIFAAGTGNPFFTTDTAAALRGAEMNCDIMLKATNVDGVYTADPKKDAAATRYQTITFDEAISRNLKVMDATAFALCREQKLNIVVFGIFKEGALKRVVAGEDEGTLVHV, from the coding sequence ATGAGCACCCAACCCAAATACCAGCGCGTTTTATTGAAATTGTCCGGCGAATCCCTGATGGGGCCGGACGCCTTTGGCATCAACCGCGACACCATTATGCAGATTGTCGGCCAGGTTAAAGAAGTGGTGGACATGGGCGTGGAAGTGGCGGTGGTGATTGGCGGCGGCAATATTTTCCGCGGCATGGCGCAATCGGCCAAAGGCATGGAGCGTGCCACCGCCGACTATATGGGCATGATGGCCACGGTAATGAATGCCTTGGCTTTGAAAGAAGCGTTTGAAACCGTGGGCGTTAAAGCGCGGGTGCAATCGGCCTTGAGCATGCAGCAAGTGGCCGAAACCTATGCTCGCCCCAAAGCGATTCAATATCTGGAAGAGGGCAAAGTGGTGATTTTTGCCGCCGGCACCGGCAACCCCTTCTTTACCACCGACACCGCCGCCGCCCTGCGCGGTGCGGAAATGAATTGTGATATTATGCTCAAGGCCACCAATGTGGATGGCGTTTACACCGCCGACCCCAAAAAAGACGCCGCGGCCACCCGCTACCAAACCATTACTTTCGACGAAGCCATCAGCCGCAACCTCAAAGTGATGGACGCCACCGCCTTTGCCCTGTGTCGCGAGCAAAAACTGAATATCGTGGTGTTCGGCATCTTTAAAGAAGGCGCACTCAAACGCGTGGTTGCGGGTGAGGATGAAGGTACATTGGTACACGTATAA
- the frr gene encoding ribosome recycling factor — MINDIQKTAEDKMQKSLDVLRDNLAKVRTGRAHAGLLDQVEVEYYGSPVPVSQVANVTLIDARTIGVKPFESKMAGAIEKAIRDSNLGLNPASMGDLIRVPMPMLTEERRRDLIKVVRSEAEDGRVAIRNVRRDANNDFKRLLKDKDITEDDARRGEENIQKTTDKYIGEVDKLLAHKEEDLMAI; from the coding sequence ATGATTAACGACATTCAAAAAACCGCCGAAGACAAAATGCAAAAATCGCTGGATGTGCTGCGCGACAACTTGGCCAAGGTACGCACCGGCCGCGCCCATGCCGGTTTGTTGGATCAAGTGGAAGTGGAATACTACGGCAGCCCGGTGCCGGTAAGCCAAGTGGCCAACGTTACCCTGATTGATGCACGCACCATCGGCGTGAAGCCGTTTGAAAGCAAAATGGCCGGCGCGATTGAAAAAGCCATTCGCGATTCCAACCTCGGTTTGAATCCGGCCAGCATGGGCGATTTGATTCGCGTACCCATGCCCATGCTCACCGAAGAGCGCCGCCGCGATTTGATTAAAGTGGTACGCAGCGAAGCCGAAGACGGCCGCGTGGCCATCCGCAATGTGCGCCGTGATGCCAACAACGACTTTAAGCGCCTGCTGAAAGACAAAGACATCACCGAAGACGATGCGCGCCGTGGCGAAGAAAATATTCAGAAAACCACCGATAAATACATTGGTGAAGTAGATAAATTGCTGGCGCACAAAGAAGAAGATTTGATGGCCATCTAA
- the uppS gene encoding polyprenyl diphosphate synthase — translation MKSSTQAVPTHADVPRHIAIIMDGNGRWAKKRLLPRVMGHKKGLAALEALIAECAGLRVSYLTVFAFSTENWRRPADEVGFLMNLFLQSLQKQVMRLHKNGMRLQVVGDRSRFTPEIVAGIEAAEALTAANTGLTLTIAADYGGRWDILQAANKAVQQGAEHLTEDNLSAHLCLGNMPEPDLFIRTGGEQRISNFLLWQLAYTELYFTDVLWPDFDSTALQQAMASFHARERRFGRTSEQLPPEQQRP, via the coding sequence TTGAAAAGCAGCACCCAAGCAGTGCCGACCCATGCCGATGTGCCGCGCCATATTGCGATTATTATGGACGGCAATGGCCGCTGGGCGAAAAAGCGGCTGTTGCCGCGCGTGATGGGGCACAAAAAAGGCCTAGCGGCATTGGAAGCGCTGATTGCCGAATGCGCCGGGCTGCGCGTGTCTTATTTGACTGTGTTTGCTTTTTCCACCGAAAACTGGCGCCGTCCTGCAGACGAGGTGGGTTTTTTGATGAACCTGTTTTTGCAGTCTTTACAAAAACAGGTGATGCGTCTGCACAAAAACGGCATGCGCCTGCAAGTAGTGGGCGACCGCAGCCGCTTTACACCGGAGATTGTGGCCGGTATTGAAGCCGCCGAGGCGCTAACAGCCGCCAACACCGGCCTCACGCTCACCATTGCCGCCGATTACGGCGGGCGCTGGGATATTCTTCAGGCAGCCAATAAAGCTGTTCAGCAAGGCGCCGAGCACTTGACCGAAGACAATCTGAGTGCACATTTGTGCTTGGGTAATATGCCTGAGCCGGATTTGTTTATCCGCACCGGCGGCGAGCAGCGCATCAGCAATTTCCTGTTGTGGCAGCTGGCCTACACCGAGCTTTATTTCACCGATGTGCTGTGGCCGGATTTCGACAGCACAGCCTTGCAACAAGCCATGGCCTCATTCCATGCCCGCGAACGCCGCTTTGGCCGCACTTCCGAACAATTGCCGCCCGAACAGCAGCGCCCCTAG
- a CDS encoding phosphatidate cytidylyltransferase, with the protein MLKQRILTALVLLPLMIGMLFFAGERLWAAFAGLIALLALWEYARICHMRAWQNALYLVISFCGGLYLYHSGFRFSLWQHALVLVFWLLLVPLWLKYKWKVKADVWGALLGWLLLLPFWLALISLRPNTAAAGYLLAVMGMVWLADVAAYFVGRAIGKRKLAPTISPNKSWEGAIGGVVCVTLYAVVLQQNHWFAVNLPLWQTVVVAVVLTAVSICGDLLESWLKRAAGIKDSSQLLPGHGGVFDRIDSLIAVLSVYAALLAWFTLKVVSV; encoded by the coding sequence ATGTTGAAACAACGTATTCTTACCGCCCTGGTTTTGCTGCCACTGATGATTGGCATGCTGTTTTTTGCCGGCGAGCGCTTGTGGGCCGCCTTTGCCGGGCTGATTGCCTTATTGGCCTTGTGGGAATATGCGCGCATCTGTCATATGCGCGCCTGGCAAAATGCGCTTTATCTTGTGATCAGCTTCTGCGGCGGCCTGTATCTGTATCACAGCGGCTTTCGCTTCAGCCTGTGGCAACATGCGCTGGTGTTGGTGTTTTGGCTGCTGCTGGTACCGCTGTGGTTGAAATACAAATGGAAGGTTAAAGCCGATGTGTGGGGGGCATTGCTGGGCTGGTTGCTGCTGCTGCCGTTTTGGCTGGCCTTAATCAGTTTGCGTCCGAATACGGCGGCTGCGGGTTATTTACTGGCGGTGATGGGCATGGTGTGGCTGGCCGATGTGGCGGCGTATTTTGTTGGCCGCGCCATCGGCAAGCGTAAATTGGCGCCCACCATCAGCCCGAATAAAAGCTGGGAAGGCGCCATCGGCGGTGTGGTGTGTGTCACCCTCTACGCGGTGGTGCTGCAACAAAACCACTGGTTTGCGGTGAATCTGCCCTTGTGGCAAACCGTGGTGGTGGCAGTGGTGCTCACCGCCGTGAGTATTTGCGGCGACTTGCTGGAAAGCTGGCTCAAACGTGCCGCCGGCATCAAAGACAGCAGCCAGCTCTTGCCCGGCCATGGCGGGGTGTTCGACCGCATCGATTCCCTCATCGCCGTGTTAAGCGTGTATGCGGCATTGTTGGCGTGGTTTACGCTGAAAGTGGTTTCTGTATGA
- the ispC gene encoding 1-deoxy-D-xylulose-5-phosphate reductoisomerase, translated as MSMVSLTLLGSTGSIGVSTLDVLARHPDKFRVFALAGHRQVEKLAEQCQQFCPQYAVVADETAAQALKSRLQAAAVATEVLFGEQALCDVASSGEVDAVMAAIVGAAGLMPALAAAKAGKTIYLANKETLVMAGGLFMHTVRTHGARLLPVDSEHNAIFQVLPEKFDGDLAAAGVESLILTASGGPFLHTDLNTFARITPAQAVKHPNWSMGQKISVDSATMMNKGLELIEAHWLFNAPPAQLEVVIHPQSIVHSMVRYTDGSVLSQMGMPDMRTPIAYCLGLPERLNTGVAKLDLARVGALTFSRPDFVRFPCLQLAYEAMQAGNAAACVLNAANEVAVAAFLAKRIRYTDIAALVAYCLHNHGHQRAEALEDLLALDQQVRAAAQVWVRNHFRVLND; from the coding sequence ATGAGTATGGTTTCCCTTACCCTTTTGGGCTCTACCGGCAGCATCGGCGTGAGCACTTTGGATGTGCTGGCGCGCCATCCGGATAAATTCCGTGTGTTTGCCTTGGCCGGGCATCGCCAAGTGGAAAAACTGGCCGAGCAATGCCAGCAGTTTTGCCCGCAATATGCGGTGGTGGCTGACGAAACTGCGGCGCAGGCGCTGAAAAGCCGCTTGCAGGCCGCTGCGGTGGCCACCGAGGTGCTGTTTGGCGAGCAGGCGCTGTGCGATGTGGCCTCCAGCGGCGAAGTAGATGCGGTGATGGCGGCCATTGTTGGTGCTGCCGGTTTGATGCCGGCACTGGCTGCGGCCAAGGCGGGTAAAACCATTTATCTGGCCAATAAAGAAACCTTGGTGATGGCCGGCGGCCTGTTTATGCACACCGTGCGCACACATGGTGCCCGGCTGCTGCCGGTAGACAGCGAGCACAATGCCATTTTCCAAGTGCTGCCTGAAAAATTTGACGGCGATTTGGCTGCCGCCGGCGTCGAGTCGCTGATTCTCACCGCTTCGGGTGGGCCGTTTTTACACACCGATTTGAATACTTTTGCCCGCATCACCCCCGCGCAAGCGGTGAAACATCCTAATTGGAGCATGGGGCAGAAAATTTCGGTGGATTCGGCCACCATGATGAACAAAGGGCTGGAGCTGATTGAAGCGCATTGGCTGTTTAATGCTCCGCCCGCGCAATTGGAAGTGGTGATTCACCCGCAAAGCATTGTGCACAGCATGGTGCGCTATACCGATGGCTCGGTGCTGTCGCAAATGGGGATGCCTGATATGCGCACCCCAATTGCTTATTGTTTGGGGCTGCCTGAAAGATTGAATACCGGCGTGGCCAAACTGGATTTGGCGCGCGTCGGCGCACTCACCTTCAGCCGCCCCGATTTTGTGCGTTTTCCGTGTTTGCAGCTGGCCTACGAAGCCATGCAGGCGGGCAATGCCGCCGCTTGTGTGCTTAATGCCGCCAACGAAGTGGCGGTGGCGGCCTTTTTGGCCAAACGCATCCGTTACACCGATATTGCCGCATTGGTGGCGTATTGTCTGCACAACCATGGCCACCAGCGTGCTGAAGCTTTAGAAGATTTACTGGCTTTAGACCAACAAGTACGCGCCGCCGCCCAGGTATGGGTGCGCAACCATTTCCGGGTATTGAACGATTGA
- the rseP gene encoding RIP metalloprotease RseP produces MLTVIAFISAILILVSLHELGHFAVARLFGVKVQRFSVGFGTPFFKKKVGDTEWCLAPIPLGGYVKMVDTREGNVAEADLPYAFDRQHPAKRMAIVAAGPITNLVLAIVLFGASFSFGVTDIRPWVGMVEPASIAAQAGFQPGDRIESVNQKPVQDWGQAQTEMVLNLDAGKVNVAVQTDDGQPAQRVIDAAGTPQAAEAAKRGGFIGLMPFKIVNRIGEVVPGSPADKAGLKKGDTLLAIDGEGVADWQSWVEKVRRSAGQKLTVSYERDGNQYQTELRPDSTVVNGQIIGRVGVGAMNDEAWDAQVRHRYVPGVAAAFAMGAQKTWDYSVLTLQFFGKLLTGQASLSHISGPITIADVAGKTAAIGLQSYVEFLALVSVSLGILNLLPIPVLDGGHLLYYAFEWLRGKPVSERAQQIGLRLGIAMMLMLMFVAFFNDITRLFG; encoded by the coding sequence TTGTTAACCGTTATTGCATTTATCAGTGCCATTTTGATTTTGGTGAGCCTGCATGAATTGGGGCATTTTGCCGTGGCGCGGCTGTTTGGGGTGAAAGTGCAGCGCTTCAGCGTGGGCTTTGGCACGCCTTTTTTCAAAAAGAAAGTGGGCGACACCGAATGGTGTTTGGCGCCGATTCCTTTGGGCGGCTACGTTAAAATGGTAGACACGCGCGAAGGCAATGTGGCCGAGGCCGATTTGCCCTACGCGTTTGACCGCCAGCATCCGGCCAAGCGCATGGCGATTGTGGCCGCCGGGCCGATTACCAATTTGGTGCTGGCGATTGTGCTGTTTGGCGCCAGCTTCAGCTTTGGCGTTACCGACATCCGCCCGTGGGTGGGTATGGTGGAGCCGGCATCGATTGCGGCACAGGCCGGTTTCCAGCCGGGCGACCGCATTGAATCGGTGAATCAAAAGCCGGTGCAAGATTGGGGGCAGGCACAAACCGAAATGGTGCTCAATCTGGATGCGGGCAAAGTGAATGTGGCGGTGCAAACCGATGATGGCCAGCCGGCACAGCGTGTCATTGATGCTGCCGGTACGCCGCAAGCGGCCGAAGCGGCCAAGCGCGGCGGCTTTATCGGCTTGATGCCGTTTAAAATTGTCAACCGCATCGGCGAAGTAGTGCCGGGCAGCCCGGCGGATAAAGCCGGTTTGAAAAAAGGTGACACTTTGCTGGCGATTGACGGCGAAGGCGTGGCTGATTGGCAAAGCTGGGTAGAAAAAGTGCGCCGCAGCGCCGGGCAAAAACTGACCGTAAGCTACGAGCGCGACGGCAACCAATACCAAACCGAGCTGCGCCCGGATTCTACGGTGGTAAACGGCCAAATTATCGGCCGCGTGGGCGTGGGCGCCATGAACGATGAGGCTTGGGATGCCCAAGTGCGCCATCGTTATGTGCCCGGTGTAGCCGCCGCTTTTGCTATGGGGGCGCAAAAAACCTGGGATTACTCGGTGCTCACCTTGCAGTTTTTCGGCAAGCTGCTCACCGGGCAGGCTTCTTTAAGCCATATTTCCGGCCCGATTACCATTGCCGATGTGGCCGGAAAAACCGCGGCCATCGGCTTGCAAAGCTATGTGGAATTTTTGGCGCTGGTGAGTGTCAGTTTGGGCATCCTCAATTTGTTGCCTATTCCGGTATTGGACGGCGGGCATTTGTTGTATTATGCCTTCGAGTGGCTGCGCGGCAAGCCGGTAAGCGAGCGTGCGCAGCAAATCGGCTTGCGGCTGGGCATTGCCATGATGCTGATGCTGATGTTTGTGGCGTTTTTTAACGATATCACCCGATTATTTGGATAA